ACAAGCctccaaagacagcagaaaattttcgtgctctgagcactggagagaaaggatttggttataagggttcctgctttcacagaattattccagggtttatgtgtcagggtggtgacttcacacgccataatggcactggtggcaagtccatctatggggagaaatttgaagatgagaacttcatcctaaagcatacaggtcctggcatcttgtccatggcaaatgctggacccaacacaaatggttcccagtttttcatctgcactgccaagactgagtggttggatggcaagcatgtggtctttggcaaagtgaaagaaggcatgaatattgtggaggccatggagcgctttgggtccaggaatggcaagaccagcaagaagATCACCATTGCTGACTGTGGACAACTTGAATaagtttgacttgtgttttatcttaaccaccagaccattccttctgtagctcaggagagcacccctccaccccatttGTTCGCAGTATCCTAGAATCTTTGTGCTCTCGCTGCAGTTCCCTTtgggttccatgttttccttgttctctcccatgcctagctggattgcagagctaagtttatgattatgaaataaaaactaagtaacaatttaaaaaaatggtaaaggggatatcaccactgatcccacagaaatacaaactaccatcagagaatactatacacacatctacacaaataaaccagaaaaaatctagaagaaattgataaattcctggacatatataccttcccaagactaaatcagcaagttgaatctctgaatagaccaataacaggttctgaacaggttctgaaattgaggcagtaattaatagcctactaaccaaaaaaactccaggaccagacggattcacagccgagttctaccagaggtacaaaaaggagctagtaccatttcttctgaaacttttccaatcaacagaaaaagagggaatcctccctaactcattttatgaggccaacatcatcttgataccaaagtctggcagagagacaacgaaaacaaaagagaatgttagaccaatatccctgatgaacatcaatgtgaaaatcctcaacaaaatactagcaaatcaaatccagcagcaaatcaaaaagcttatccaccatgatcaagtcagcttcatccatgggatgcaagtctggttcaacatatgtaaatcaataaacataaaccatcacataaacagaaccagcgacaaaaaccatatgattatctcaataaatgcagaaaaggcctttgacaaacttcaatagcccttcatgctaaaaactctcaataaactaggtattgatggaacatacttcaaaataataagagctatttttgacaaacccacaaccaatatcatactgaatgggcaaaaactggaagcattccctttgaaaaccagcacaaggatgccctctgtcaccactcctattcaacatagcactggaagttctggccagagcaatcaggcaagaaaagaaataaagggtactcaatgaggaaaagaggaagtcaacttGTCCCTGTTTgcggatgacatgattgcatatttagaaaaccccatcatctcagcccaaaatctccttaagctgataagcaacttcagcaaagtctcaggacacaaaatcaatctgtaaaaatcacaagcattcctatatgccaataacagacaaacagagagccaaatcatgagtgaactcccattcacaattgctataaagagaataaaatacctaggaatccaacttgcaagggatgtgaaggacctcttcagggagaactataaaccactgctcaacgaaataaaagaggacacacacaaatggaagaaaattccatgctcatggatgggaagaatcaatatcttgaaaatggccatactgcccaaagtaatttctagattcaatgtcatctccatcaagctaccaatggccttcttcacggaattggaaaaaactactttaaagttcatatggaatcacaaaaaaGCCCAcatatccaagacaatcctaagcaaaagaacaaagctggaggcatcacgttacctgacctcaaactatactacaaggctacagtaaccaaaatagcatggtactggtaccaaaacagagatatagaccaatggaacagaacagagccctcagaaataacaccacacatcaacaaccatctgatctttgacaagcctgacaaaaacaagcaatggggaaaggattccctatttaataaatggtgctgggaaaactggctagacatatgtagaaagttgaaactggatcccttccttacacctcatacaaaaattaactcaagatggattaaagacttaaatgtaagacctaaaaccataaaaaccctagaagaaaacctaggcaataacagtcaggacataggcatgggcaaagacttcatgactaaaacaccaaagcaatggcaacaaatgccaaaatagacaaatgggatctaattaaactaaagagcttctgcacagcaaaagaaactatcatcagagtgaacaggcaacttacagaatgggagaaaatttttgcaatctacccatctgacaaagggctaatatccagaatctacaaagaactcaaacaaatgtacaagaaaaaaataaacaaccccatcaaaaagtgggcaaaggatatgaacagacacttctcaaaagaacacatttatgcagtcaacagacacatgaaaaaagcttatcatcactggtcatcagagaaatgcaaatcaaaactacaatgagataccatctcatgccagttagaatggcgatcattaaaaagtcaggaaacaacaggtgctggagacgatgtggagaaatacgaatgcttttacactgttggtgggagtgtaaattagtccaactaTTGCAGatgatagtgtggtgattccttgaGGATCTAGAactgaaataccatttgatccagtgatcccattactaggtatgtacccaaaggattataaatcatgctactataaagacacaggtatgtttattgcagcactattcacaatagcaaagacttggaaccaatccaaatgtccatcaatgatagactggattaagaaaatgtggcacatatacaccatggaatactatgcagccataagaaatgatgagttcatgtcctttgcagggacatggatgaagctggaaaccatcattttcaacaaactatcacaaggacagaaaacaaacactgcatgttctcactcttaggtgggagttgaacagtgagaacacatggacatagggcagggaacatcacacaacggTGCCTGTCAGTGCGtacggggctgggggagggatagcattaggagaaatacctaatgtaaatgacaagttgatgagTGCAACAAaccaacagggcacatgtataagtatgtaacaaatctgcacgttgtgcacatgtaccctagaacttaaagtataataaaaaaaacgaaaaaagatatttcttctttgttaatataggcatttacagctataaatttccttctaagcactgctttatcCAAATCCCATAAGTTTTATTATGTTGTGCTTTATTTCATTCACCTCAAAGTACTTTCTAATTTaccttgtaatttcttttttcatccatTGATTATTTAAGAGTGTGTTGTttgatttccacatatttgtaaatttctcaAATTTCCTTTGTTATTTATTCTTCAGTTCATTGCATTGTAGTCAGAGAACATAACTTAAATTATTTCagtccttttaaatgtattgatatTTGATTTATGGGCTAACATATGGCCAATCCTAAATAATAGCCCATATGCACtatagaagaatgtatattctgctgttgttaaattgtttatttctcttctcaaGTCTATCACTTTTTCTTCATGTAATTTGGAGCTCTATtgctatatgcatatatatctatattgttACGTTTGTTTTCTTGACATGTTAATCCTTTCACCATTATAAAgagttttttctttgtctctagtaacaattttttaaaatctagtaacaatttttaaaatttttttatagccactcctgctctcttttggttactgctTGCAAGGTatgtctttttctgtattttatttccaaCCTCTGTTTTTTGAATCTAAAGAGTATGTCTTGTAGACAATACATAGTTAGATTatgtctttttattcattttgccaCTTTCTGCCTTTTGATTGAAGTGTttactcatttacatttaatgtaattactgataaaagtaggatttggccgggcgcggtggctcaagcctgtaatcccagcactttgggaggccaaggcaggcggatcacgaggtcaggagattgagaccatcctggctaacacggtgaaaccctgtctctactaaaaatacaaaaaaaattagccgggcgcggtggtgggcacctgtagtcccagctactctggaggctgaggcaggagaatggcgtgaacccgggaggcggagcttgcagtgagcagagatggttccactgcattccagcctgggggacagagcaagactccgtctcaaaaaaaaaaaaaaaaaaaaaaaaaaaaaaaaaaaaaaaaaaaaaaaaaacagtaggatTTATGTCtaccattttgctttttgttttctgtatgttttgtgtcttctttgtttctctattcatttatttgcaaCTTCTTTCTCTGGTTTGAAGTTGCAATTATGCTACAAACTTTAAAATAGGGACATTATCCTGGATTAAGCAGCTCTTAAAAGTAgaagcagaaggcagaagggtaAATCAGTGGCatctgaggaggaagaagaagcagaagggATTTGAAGTATTGACAAACCAGAAACTTGGTAGCTTACAACACAAGGTTATGCTCTTACAGTTGTGTCACAAGTCTGAGATGGGTCTCCCCAGACTAATAtaaaggtgttggcagagctgcattcctttctggagtcTTGATAATTGTTTGGATGATGACCCCTCTAAGTcccatattg
Above is a window of Macaca thibetana thibetana isolate TM-01 chromosome 2, ASM2454274v1, whole genome shotgun sequence DNA encoding:
- the LOC126948294 gene encoding peptidyl-prolyl cis-trans isomerase A-like: MVNPTVFFDIAIDGEPLGHVSFELFADKPPKTAENFRALSTGEKGFGYKGSCFHRIIPGFMCQGGDFTRHNGTGGKSIYGEKFEDENFILKHTGPGILSMANAGPNTNGSQFFICTAKTEWLDGKHVVFGKVKEGMNIVEAMERFGSRNGKTSKKITIADCGQLE